In the Armatimonadota bacterium genome, AGGCGGACCCCGCAGGCGACGTCGTGAAGGCCGCAGCGCTCGACCGGTCGGGGCGCTCGGCCGACCGGTTCGTGGGCTTCGTGCGCGGCTTTGGGCTGCGCCGCGGGGCGGTGGCCACCACGATGGCGTGGGACTCGCAGTGCATGGTGGTCGTGGGCGCCGACGAGCGCGACATGGCCGTCGCCGCCCGCCGGCTGCTCGACCTGCAGGGCGGTGCCGCGGTCGCCGTCGACGGGCGCGTCGTGGCCGAGTTCGCCGCGCCCATCGGCGGGATCATGAGCGCCGCGCCCCTGCCCGAGATCGCCGCGGCGCTGGAGCGGATCGACGGCGTCCTGCGCGACCTAGGCAGCCGGCTCGACGATCCGCTGCTGGCGGCCGACGTGCTGACCACCGCGGCGATCCCGCACGTGCGGCTGACGCCCCGCGGCTACGTGCGGCTGCGGGACGGGCAGCTCCTGGGGCTGGTGTAGGAAGTGGCGGGGCCCGCTACTGCACGACCACCCGCCGGCCCGCCAGGATCAGGATCAGGATGAAGATCGCCAGCGCGACGACGAAGGCGTCGGCCTGGCCATCTTCGCTACCCGCGCGCCGTACAAGCCCGCGGATCGCGTCGAGCATCCAGATGGGCATCGGGCTCACCTCCGGACCACCGCGGGCCGGACCTCCGTGGGCGGGACCTCCATCGGCCGTCCACCGGTCGGCCCACGAGCACACGTGTGCTCTCGGGCACACGTGGACTCTCGGTCAGTCTGTTGTGCGTGGCACAGGGCGGCTACAGCGGTTCCCGTTCACTGCACGACCACCCGCCGGCCCGCCAGGATCAGCCAGAGGACGAAGAGCACCAGCAGCCAGGTGAGGACTTCCTGCCCGCGCTCGTCGCGATGGAAGCGCACCAGCCCTGCACGCACGACCTGCTGCAGCCAGAGGATCAACGGCCTCACCTCCTTCGACCTTCGACGCTTCGACACTACTCTACCCGGTTCGGGCGTTCGCGCAAACATGCACCGCGCTGGCGGACACCGCACCACCAGACGCACGGTCATGGGAGCGCAGGCGACCGTAGCCCCGCCAGGCTGCAAGGGGGCGTCGGCCTCCAGCCACGGGCCGGGAACAGACGACACGACGCCGCGGTGTCCTGGCCGCCTGCGTGCCCGGCCCGCTCCTCATACGGGCAGGCGGCCGCGGGGGTTCCCGGGAGCAAGGCGCAGGAGGACGTGATCGTGTGGGATCCGTCGCCGAATTGCAGCTCGTGGGCGATGAGCCTGCCGTCCAGCGGGAGCCCGCACAGCGCGCATGGCCGTGTAGGATCGGCCATCGCTCGGGTTGCGGAGACCGGTGGGTCCGCGTCCGCGCCCGGTCAGGTGTGGGTTTCCCTGCGGTACCGTGCCCCGTTGCAGGGATCGGCAGGCTGTGCGCAGGAGATATGGCGCACTGACAGTGTGCCCGGCTGCGACGGCGAGGCGGGCGCCGTGCGTCGGTTGGGGATCCTTGCGTCGGTAAGGGATCCTTGCGACAGCAGTGGAACGCACCGGAGGTGGGAGCGCTGCTCGAGAGCCCCGAGCTGGTTAGGCATCTCGCCGCCCTGGAGGCGCACGTCGCCGACGTCGTCGAGGACGCCATCAAGATCTGCGAGGTCCCGGCCCCGCCGTTTGGGGAGGAGGCGCGCGCCGCGTACGTGGCCGCGCGGATGGGGGCCCTGGGGCTCCCGGCGCCGCACCGCGACGCGGTGGGCAACGTGATCTGCGAGCTGCCGGGGGTGCCCGATGCGCCCGTCGTGGTGCTGTCGGCGCACCTCGATACGGTGTTTGGCCCCGAGGTGCAGATCCGGGTGCGCCGGGAAGGCCCGCGGCTCGCGGCGCCGGGGATCGGCGACAACAGCCTCGCGGTGGCCGCGCTCCTGTGGCTGGGTCGTGTCCTTGCGGACGTGCCCGGGCGGGGCACGCTGGTCCTGGCCGCCAACGTCGGGGAAGAGGGGCTGGGCAATCTCCGCGGCATGCGGGCGCTGTGGGACCGGTACGGCGCGCAGGCCGCGGCCTGGATCGTGCTCGAGGGCGCCATGTTCAACCAGCCATCGTGCACGGGCATCTGCGTGCGGCGGCTGGAGGTGACTTACCGGGCGGCGGGCGGCCACTCGTGGAGCGACTTCGGGCATCCCAGCGCGGTCCACGCGCTCGGCCGGCTGATCGATCAGATCGCGCAGGTGCGCGTGCCGTCGTCGCCGCGGACGACCTACAACGTCGGCGTCGTGCGCGGGGGACGCACGGTCAACACCATCGCCCCTGAGGCGTCGCTGCTGTTGGACATGCGCTCGGAGGCCCCCGAGGCGCTGGACGATCTGGACCGTGTCGTGCGCGGGCTCGTCGCCAGCATCGCTGCGGCCGCAGGGGTCACCCACGAGGTGACCGTGGTCAGCGACCGGCCGGGCGGGCGGCTGCCATCAGACCATCCGCTCGTGCGGCTGGTGGAGGAGGCCGCGGCGGCGGTGGGGGTGCCTCCCGAGTGGAAGTCGGCCAGCACCGACGCCAACGTGCCGCTCAGCCACGGCGCGCCCGCGGTCTGCCTCGGGCTCGCGCGCGGCGAGCACTTGCACTCCGAGCACGAGACCCTGGACGTGACGCCGCTGCCCCGCGGGCTGCGGCAGGCCTTCCTCGTGGCCGCCGCGCTGCTGCGCGGCGCGCTGACGACCGCTGCGGGGGGCTAGGCGGGGCGCCCCGGCGCGGCGTCGCGCCCACGGCGCCCCACGCGCCGGCGCGCGCGACGTCGACGGCGATCACCGGCCGTCCGCGCAGGTCCATGCGGCGGTACTGCGGGTACTTGCGGCGCAGCCGCTCGAGCGCCCGCCGGTACTCGGCGCCCGCCTCCAGCAGCCGCGCGGTGCCCTGGACCCAGACGAATCCCAGGCGGCGCCAGTCCTCCCGGTAGATGTCGGCGGTGACGGCGACGCGGGGGTTGGCCAGCAGGTTGCGCACGCGGCGGAGACGGCGCGGGCCGACGCGCTTCGGTTTGCGGTCGATGGCGATGTAGAGCACGTCGCCCGCCAGCGCGAAGCAGACGGGCACGACGTGCGGCTGCCCCTGCGCGTCGGCGGTGGCCAGGTGCGCGACGCGCCGGGCCGCCAGGAACCGTCGCATCGCGGCCGTCAGCACCATGCGACACGCAGCGCGCGGCAGGGGCCCGGACCCAAGAGCAACGCCGTGGTCGCGCGCGC is a window encoding:
- a CDS encoding M28 family peptidase: MGALLESPELVRHLAALEAHVADVVEDAIKICEVPAPPFGEEARAAYVAARMGALGLPAPHRDAVGNVICELPGVPDAPVVVLSAHLDTVFGPEVQIRVRREGPRLAAPGIGDNSLAVAALLWLGRVLADVPGRGTLVLAANVGEEGLGNLRGMRALWDRYGAQAAAWIVLEGAMFNQPSCTGICVRRLEVTYRAAGGHSWSDFGHPSAVHALGRLIDQIAQVRVPSSPRTTYNVGVVRGGRTVNTIAPEASLLLDMRSEAPEALDDLDRVVRGLVASIAAAAGVTHEVTVVSDRPGGRLPSDHPLVRLVEEAAAAVGVPPEWKSASTDANVPLSHGAPAVCLGLARGEHLHSEHETLDVTPLPRGLRQAFLVAAALLRGALTTAAGG